A single Cannabis sativa cultivar Pink pepper isolate KNU-18-1 chromosome 7, ASM2916894v1, whole genome shotgun sequence DNA region contains:
- the LOC115696641 gene encoding uncharacterized protein LOC115696641 → MAFRTTIDLCSLLELPYTGSDYTWAKNKRNPHALQERLDWCFINKVWNDRLNLPQVSHLDYYGSYHRAILIVINFQEINNEVRYRSRFIFAKMWLKENECSNIIIACWQHSHGNPIDVLTQNLSACAAGLQSWHHAEFASARHSNNKIRSLADENGNVLTSNDDIATQVSSYFEHLFQAEEEDYWALQHVLQVILTTVTDVHNNFLLQEFTIDDVFEA, encoded by the exons ATGGCATTTAGAACAACAATTGATCTATGCTCTTTACTTGAACTTCCATACACGGGTTCGGATTACACTTGGgcaaaaaataagagaaatccTCATGCTTTACAAGAACGTTTAGATTGGTGCTTCATCAATAAAGTATGGAATGACAGGTTGAATTTGCCTCAAGTCTCTCACTTGGATTACTATGGATCGTACCACAGAGCAATTCTTATTGTGATTAATTTTCAAGAAATCAACAATGAAGTAAGGTATCGCTCTCGTTTCATATTTGCGAAAATGTGGCTTAAAGAGAATGAATGTTCGAACATCATCATTGCTTGCTGGCAACATTCCCATGGAAATCCTATTGATGTTTTAACTCAGAATCTCTCTGCGTGTGCGGCTGGTTTACAGTCTTGGCACCATGCCGAATTTG CTTCAGCACGACATTCCAACAATAAGATTCGATCCTTAGCTGATGAAAATGGGAATGTGCTCACTTCAAATGATGATATTGCTACACAGGTTTCCTCCTACTTTGAACATCTTTTTCAAGCTGAAGAGGAAGACTATTGGGCCCTGCAACATGTTCTGCAAGTAATTCTTACAACTGTTACTGATGTGCATAATAATTTCCTACTGCAAGAATTTACTATAGATGATGTTTTTGAAGCTTGA
- the LOC115697781 gene encoding ER lumen protein-retaining receptor A produces the protein MNIFRFAGDMTHLISIVVLLLKIYATKSCSGISLKTQELYALVFLTRYMDLFTDFISVYNTVMKLVFIASSMAIVWYMRVHPMVKRTYDKELDTFRHYFLVGGCFVLALILNEKYTFQEVFWAFSIYLEALAIVPQLVLLQRSGNVDNLTGQYVFFLGAYRGFYILNWIYRYFTEARFSRWIACVSGLIQTALYADFFYYYFISWKNNARLQLPA, from the exons ATGAATATCTTCAGGTTCGCCGGCGATATGACCCACTTGATCAGTATCGTGGTTCTTCTTCTCAAAATTTATGCTACAAAATCATGTTCCG GGATTTCGCTTAAGACTCAGGAGCTCTACGCACTCGTGTTTCTGACTCGCTATATGGATCTATTTACGGATTTTATCTCCGTTTATAACACAGTGATGAAGCTCGTTTTCATAGCTAGCTCTATGGCTATCGTCTGGTACATGCGGGTGCACCCAATGGTGAAGCGCACCTACGATAAAGAGCTCGATACGTTTCGCCATTATTTCCTCGTTGGGGGATGCTTTGTTTTAGCCCTTATTCTAAACGAGAAATATACATTTCAAGAG GTATTCTGGGCATTTTCAATATACTTGGAGGCTCTTGCGATTGTTCCCCAGTTGGTTTTGTTACAACGAAGTGGGAATGTTGACAATTTGACTGGGCAATATGTGTTCTTTCTAGG AGCCTACCGTGGCTTCTACATCCTGAACTGGATCTATCGCTATTTCACAGAGGCTCGTTTCAGTCGGTGGATAG CCTGCGTCTCTGGTCTGATTCAGACGGCTTTGTATGCTGATTTCTTCTACTACTATTTCATAAG CTGGAAAAACAATGCCAGGCTTCAACTTCCGGCCTGA